Proteins co-encoded in one Arachis stenosperma cultivar V10309 chromosome 7, arast.V10309.gnm1.PFL2, whole genome shotgun sequence genomic window:
- the LOC130940878 gene encoding coatomer subunit beta'-2-like isoform X2 codes for MPLRLEIKRKLAQRSERVESVDLHPTEPWILASLYSGTVCISNFQSQTMAKTFEVTELPVRSAKFIARKQWVVAGADDMFIRVYNYNTMDKVKVFEAHTDYIRCVAVHPTLPYVLSSSNDMLIKLWDWEKGWVCTQIFEGHSHYVMQVTFNPKDTNTFASASLDRTIKIWNLGSPDPNFTLDAHQKGVNCVDYFTGGDKPYLITGSDDHTAKVWDYQTKGCVQTLEGHTHNVSTVCFHPELPIIITGSEDGTVRIWHSTTYRLENTLNYGLERVWAIGYMKGSRRIVIGYDEGTIMVKLGREVPVASMDNSGKIIWAKHHEIQTVDIKSVGADVEVDDGERLPLAVIELGTCDLNPQNLKHNPNGRFVVVCGDGEYIIYTALAWRNGSFGSALEFVWSSDGEYAVRESTSRVKIFNKNFQLTSA; via the exons ATG CCTCTCAGACTCGAAATCAAG AGGAAGCTTGCGCAAAGATCAGAAAGAGTAGAATCTGTGGATCTACATCCGACAGAACCATG GATTCTTGCAAGTTTATACTCTGGAACTGTCTGTATCTCGAACTTCCAATCTCAG ACTATGGCCAAAACTTTTGAGGTTACTGAGTTGCCAG TTAGGTCAGCCAAGTTTATTGCACGCAAACAGTGGGTTGTTGCTGGAGCAGATGATATGTTTATTCGTGTATATAATTACAACACAATGGATAAAGTCAAAGTATTTGAGGCACATACAGATTACATCCGGTGTGTGGCTGTTCATCCTACACTTCCTTATGTGCTGTCATCATCTAACGATATGCTTATTAAGCTTTGGGATTGGGAAAAAGGCTGGGTTTGTACCCAGATATTTGAGGGACATTCTCATTATGTCATGCAAGTAACATTTAATCCTAAAGACACAAACACCTTTGCTAGTGCATCTCTTGATCGCACCATAAAG ATATGGAATCTTGGCTCCCCTGATCCTAATTTTACATTGGATGCCCATCAGAAAGGTGTGAATTGTGTTGATTACTTTACAGGTGGTGACAAACCTTATCTGATCACTGGCTCTGATGATCACACTGCCAAG GTATGGGATTATCAGACCAAAGGTTGTGTCCAGACCCTTGAAGGTCACACGCACAATGTTTCCACTGTGTGCTTTCATCCAGAGCTTCCTATAATAATTACTGGTTCTGAGGATGGTACAGTACGAATATGGCACTCTACCACTTATAG GCTTGAGAACACATTGAACTATGGTCTTGAAAGGGTTTGGGCCATTGGATATATGAAAGGATCACGTCG CATTGTGATTGGCTATGATGAAGGGACTATTATGGTTAAACTTGGTCGAGAAGTACCCGTGGCTAGCATGGACAACAGTGGAAAAATTATTTGGGCTAAGCACCATGAAATTCAAACTGTCGATATAAAAAGTGTAGGAGCAGATGTGGAG GTTGATGATGGAGAAAGGTTACCCTTGGCTGTTATTGAGTTGGGCACTTGTGATCTCAACCCACAA AACTTAAAGCACAACCCAAATGGGAGATTTGTTGTTGTATGTGGAGATGGTGAGTATATTATATACACTGCATTGGCATGGAGAAATGGGTCTTTTGGTTCAGCTCTCGAATTTGTTTGGTCTTCTGATGGAGAGTATGCTGTCAGAGAAAGCACGTCAAGGgtcaaaattttcaacaaaaatttcCAG
- the LOC130940878 gene encoding coatomer subunit beta'-2-like isoform X1, with translation MPLRLEIKRKLAQRSERVESVDLHPTEPWILASLYSGTVCISNFQSQTMAKTFEVTELPVRSAKFIARKQWVVAGADDMFIRVYNYNTMDKVKVFEAHTDYIRCVAVHPTLPYVLSSSNDMLIKLWDWEKGWVCTQIFEGHSHYVMQVTFNPKDTNTFASASLDRTIKIWNLGSPDPNFTLDAHQKGVNCVDYFTGGDKPYLITGSDDHTAKVWDYQTKGCVQTLEGHTHNVSTVCFHPELPIIITGSEDGTVRIWHSTTYRLENTLNYGLERVWAIGYMKGSRRIVIGYDEGTIMVKLGREVPVASMDNSGKIIWAKHHEIQTVDIKSVGADVEVDDGERLPLAVIELGTCDLNPQNLKHNPNGRFVVVCGDGEYIIYTALAWRNGSFGSALEFVWSSDGEYAVRESTSRVKIFNKNFQLESKYG, from the exons ATG CCTCTCAGACTCGAAATCAAG AGGAAGCTTGCGCAAAGATCAGAAAGAGTAGAATCTGTGGATCTACATCCGACAGAACCATG GATTCTTGCAAGTTTATACTCTGGAACTGTCTGTATCTCGAACTTCCAATCTCAG ACTATGGCCAAAACTTTTGAGGTTACTGAGTTGCCAG TTAGGTCAGCCAAGTTTATTGCACGCAAACAGTGGGTTGTTGCTGGAGCAGATGATATGTTTATTCGTGTATATAATTACAACACAATGGATAAAGTCAAAGTATTTGAGGCACATACAGATTACATCCGGTGTGTGGCTGTTCATCCTACACTTCCTTATGTGCTGTCATCATCTAACGATATGCTTATTAAGCTTTGGGATTGGGAAAAAGGCTGGGTTTGTACCCAGATATTTGAGGGACATTCTCATTATGTCATGCAAGTAACATTTAATCCTAAAGACACAAACACCTTTGCTAGTGCATCTCTTGATCGCACCATAAAG ATATGGAATCTTGGCTCCCCTGATCCTAATTTTACATTGGATGCCCATCAGAAAGGTGTGAATTGTGTTGATTACTTTACAGGTGGTGACAAACCTTATCTGATCACTGGCTCTGATGATCACACTGCCAAG GTATGGGATTATCAGACCAAAGGTTGTGTCCAGACCCTTGAAGGTCACACGCACAATGTTTCCACTGTGTGCTTTCATCCAGAGCTTCCTATAATAATTACTGGTTCTGAGGATGGTACAGTACGAATATGGCACTCTACCACTTATAG GCTTGAGAACACATTGAACTATGGTCTTGAAAGGGTTTGGGCCATTGGATATATGAAAGGATCACGTCG CATTGTGATTGGCTATGATGAAGGGACTATTATGGTTAAACTTGGTCGAGAAGTACCCGTGGCTAGCATGGACAACAGTGGAAAAATTATTTGGGCTAAGCACCATGAAATTCAAACTGTCGATATAAAAAGTGTAGGAGCAGATGTGGAG GTTGATGATGGAGAAAGGTTACCCTTGGCTGTTATTGAGTTGGGCACTTGTGATCTCAACCCACAA AACTTAAAGCACAACCCAAATGGGAGATTTGTTGTTGTATGTGGAGATGGTGAGTATATTATATACACTGCATTGGCATGGAGAAATGGGTCTTTTGGTTCAGCTCTCGAATTTGTTTGGTCTTCTGATGGAGAGTATGCTGTCAGAGAAAGCACGTCAAGGgtcaaaattttcaacaaaaatttcCAG